The following are encoded together in the Nocardioides thalensis genome:
- a CDS encoding LuxR C-terminal-related transcriptional regulator — protein sequence MSVKVVVVDDHGMFRRGVMAELAASGAGVVDVVGEAEDVDTAVSTIASAAPDVVLLDVHLPGGGGVEVMRRGAPGADTRYLALSVSDAAEDVIGTIRGGARGYVTKTITGPELVDAITRVSEGDAVFSPRLAGFVLDAFAGSIDVADVDEDLDRLTEREREVMRLIARGYSYKEVAKELFISIKTVETHMSSVLRKLQLSSRHELTRWASDRRLL from the coding sequence GTGAGTGTGAAGGTGGTGGTCGTCGACGACCACGGGATGTTCCGGCGCGGCGTGATGGCCGAGCTCGCGGCCTCCGGCGCGGGCGTGGTCGACGTGGTCGGCGAGGCCGAGGACGTCGACACGGCGGTGTCAACGATCGCTTCCGCCGCTCCCGACGTCGTGCTGCTCGACGTCCACCTGCCCGGTGGTGGCGGCGTCGAGGTCATGCGACGCGGTGCGCCCGGCGCCGACACCCGCTACCTCGCGCTCTCGGTGTCCGACGCCGCCGAGGACGTCATCGGGACGATCCGGGGCGGTGCCCGCGGCTACGTCACCAAGACGATCACCGGCCCCGAGCTGGTCGACGCGATCACCCGGGTGTCCGAGGGCGACGCGGTGTTCTCGCCGCGCCTGGCGGGTTTCGTGCTCGACGCGTTCGCCGGGTCCATCGACGTGGCCGACGTCGACGAGGACCTCGACCGGCTCACCGAGCGGGAGCGCGAGGTGATGCGGCTGATCGCGCGCGGCTACTCCTATAAGGAGGTCGCCAAGGAGCTGTTCATCTCGATCAAGACGGTGGAGACGCACATGTCCTCTGTTTTGAGGAAGCTGCAGCTTTCGTCGCGGCATGAACTGACGCGTTGGGCCTCGGATCGCCGGTTGCTCTGA
- a CDS encoding M15 family metallopeptidase, which yields MTQAIRRRMGETWSPECPVALGGLRYLTMSFRGFDGEAHTGELVVAATEARDVVSVFRALFEADFPIEEMRLPTTDDLEAHPTGDGNNTAGLVCRAARGTTSWSAHAYGLAIDVNPFQNPYENGDVVLPELASAYLDRSWVRPGMVLAGSVVVREFARIGWSWGGAWSSLKDYQHFSATGR from the coding sequence GTGACGCAGGCGATCCGGCGGCGAATGGGGGAGACCTGGTCGCCGGAGTGCCCGGTCGCGCTGGGTGGGCTGCGCTACCTGACGATGAGCTTCCGGGGGTTCGACGGGGAGGCGCACACGGGGGAGTTGGTGGTCGCGGCGACCGAGGCGAGGGACGTGGTGTCGGTGTTCCGCGCGCTGTTCGAGGCCGACTTCCCGATCGAGGAGATGCGGTTGCCCACGACCGACGACCTCGAGGCGCACCCGACGGGAGACGGCAACAACACCGCGGGCCTCGTGTGCCGGGCCGCCAGGGGCACGACGAGCTGGTCGGCCCACGCCTACGGGCTGGCGATCGACGTCAACCCGTTCCAGAACCCCTACGAGAACGGCGATGTCGTGCTTCCTGAGCTCGCGTCGGCCTATCTCGACCGCTCCTGGGTGCGGCCCGGGATGGTGCTGGCCGGCTCGGTCGTGGTGCGCGAGTTCGCCCGGATCGGCTGGTCGTGGGGCGGGGCGTGGAGCTCGCTCAAGGACTACCAGCACTTCAGTGCCACTGGCAGATGA
- the pcrA gene encoding DNA helicase PcrA — protein MSASETTPPQLPGFEHLTPAEEPRTTRRGPSAEELLEGLNGPQRDAVVHAGPPLLVVAGAGSGKTRVLTRRIAWLISERKAHPGSILAITFTNKAAAEMKERVTDLVGNRARIMWVSTFHSACVRILRKEAEHLGYERLKSNFSIYDAQDQKRLITLVCNDLELDPRRFQPGPVLHWISNHKNELRDPDEVAADVHNSIERSYAAAYTLYQRRLREANALDFDDLIMETVRLFQAKPDIRETYRRRFRHVLVDEYQDTNHAQYSLIHQLCGQSLEDTSLDDSPYDDARPGDAVPPAELMVVGDADQSIYAFRGADIRNILDFENDFPDARTILLEQNYRSTQTILTAANAVIERNQGRKPKRLWSDAGDGEKIVGYVADTEHDEARFVSEEIDKLTDSGLKAGDVAVFYRTNAQSRVFEEIFIRTGMPYKVVGGVRFYERREVRDALAYLRMLVNPDDQVSLRRILNTPKRGIGDRAVECVNDLATREGITFWEALQRADEAPGLATRSQTNIEGFVAMVAELQSMVEAGERPDVVLETVLDRSGYLKSLEESDDPQDETRVENLGELVAVAREFAEDPVAAPSADPADVDAGLVEPGLADFLERVALVADSDQIPDAPEDDPDAPPDQGVVTLMTLHTAKGLEFPVVFLTGLEDGVFPHSRSLGDRPELEEERRLAYVGITRARQRLYVSRAVVRSAWGAPAHNPASRFLAELPIDLVDWRRTEADQARWSRPTFASEAYGGDGYGEGGNRLGAPTAAGRRNFSSAAARADAASKAKKARPIPVLEPGDRVTHDTFGLGTVVSVEGQAEKSVASIDFGTEGVKRLLLRYAPVEKL, from the coding sequence ATGAGTGCCTCTGAGACGACCCCGCCGCAGCTGCCCGGGTTCGAGCACCTCACCCCCGCCGAGGAGCCCCGCACCACGCGGCGCGGACCCTCCGCCGAGGAGCTGCTCGAGGGCCTCAACGGACCCCAGCGCGACGCGGTCGTGCACGCCGGCCCGCCGCTGCTCGTCGTCGCGGGCGCGGGCTCCGGCAAGACCCGGGTGCTCACCCGCCGGATCGCGTGGCTGATCTCCGAGCGGAAGGCCCACCCGGGCTCGATCCTGGCGATCACGTTCACCAACAAGGCCGCCGCCGAGATGAAGGAGCGGGTCACCGACCTGGTCGGCAACCGCGCCCGCATCATGTGGGTCTCCACGTTCCACTCCGCGTGCGTGCGCATCCTGCGCAAGGAGGCGGAGCACCTCGGCTACGAGCGGCTGAAGTCGAACTTCTCGATCTACGACGCGCAGGACCAGAAGCGGCTGATCACCCTGGTCTGCAACGATCTCGAGCTCGACCCGCGGCGGTTCCAGCCCGGCCCGGTGCTGCACTGGATCAGCAACCACAAGAACGAGCTGCGCGACCCCGACGAGGTCGCCGCCGACGTCCACAACAGCATCGAGCGCAGCTACGCGGCCGCCTACACGCTCTACCAGCGGCGGCTGCGCGAGGCCAACGCGCTCGACTTCGACGACCTGATCATGGAGACGGTGCGGCTGTTCCAGGCCAAGCCCGACATCCGCGAGACGTACCGGCGCCGCTTCCGCCACGTCCTCGTCGATGAGTACCAGGACACCAACCACGCGCAGTACTCCCTGATCCACCAGCTGTGCGGCCAGTCGCTCGAGGACACCTCGCTCGACGACAGCCCGTACGACGACGCGCGCCCCGGCGACGCCGTACCCCCCGCCGAGCTGATGGTCGTCGGCGACGCCGACCAGTCGATCTACGCGTTCCGCGGCGCCGACATCCGCAACATCCTCGACTTCGAGAACGACTTCCCCGACGCACGCACGATCCTGCTCGAGCAGAACTACCGCTCCACGCAGACGATCCTCACCGCCGCCAACGCCGTGATCGAGCGCAACCAGGGCCGCAAGCCCAAGCGGCTGTGGTCCGACGCCGGCGACGGGGAGAAGATCGTCGGCTACGTCGCCGACACCGAGCACGACGAGGCGCGGTTCGTCTCCGAGGAGATCGACAAGCTCACCGACAGCGGGCTGAAGGCCGGCGACGTCGCGGTCTTCTACCGCACCAACGCGCAGTCCCGCGTGTTCGAGGAGATCTTCATCCGCACCGGCATGCCCTACAAGGTCGTAGGCGGCGTGCGGTTCTACGAGCGGCGCGAGGTTCGCGACGCGCTCGCCTACCTGCGGATGCTGGTCAACCCCGACGACCAGGTCTCGCTGCGCCGCATCCTCAACACCCCCAAGCGCGGCATCGGCGACCGCGCCGTCGAGTGCGTCAACGACCTCGCCACCCGGGAGGGCATCACGTTCTGGGAGGCGCTCCAGCGCGCCGACGAAGCGCCCGGGCTCGCCACCCGGAGCCAGACCAACATCGAGGGCTTCGTCGCGATGGTCGCCGAGCTGCAGTCGATGGTCGAGGCGGGGGAGCGGCCCGACGTCGTGCTCGAGACCGTGCTCGACCGGTCCGGCTACTTGAAGTCGCTCGAGGAGTCCGACGACCCGCAGGACGAGACCCGGGTCGAGAACCTGGGAGAGCTCGTCGCCGTCGCCCGCGAGTTCGCCGAGGACCCCGTCGCCGCGCCGTCGGCCGACCCCGCCGACGTCGACGCGGGCCTGGTCGAGCCCGGGCTCGCCGACTTCCTCGAGCGGGTCGCGCTGGTGGCCGACTCCGACCAGATCCCCGACGCGCCGGAGGACGACCCCGACGCCCCGCCCGACCAGGGCGTGGTCACCCTGATGACGCTCCACACCGCCAAGGGCCTGGAGTTCCCGGTCGTCTTCCTCACCGGTCTAGAGGACGGCGTCTTCCCGCACTCCCGCTCGCTCGGCGACCGCCCCGAGCTGGAGGAGGAGCGCCGCCTCGCCTACGTCGGCATCACCCGCGCGCGGCAGCGGCTCTACGTCTCGCGCGCCGTGGTGCGCTCGGCGTGGGGTGCGCCGGCCCACAACCCCGCGTCCCGCTTCCTCGCGGAGCTGCCCATCGACCTCGTCGACTGGCGCCGCACCGAGGCGGACCAGGCCCGGTGGTCGCGGCCGACGTTCGCGTCCGAGGCCTACGGCGGCGACGGGTACGGCGAGGGCGGCAACCGCCTCGGTGCCCCGACCGCCGCCGGCCGCCGCAACTTCTCCAGCGCCGCGGCCCGCGCCGACGCGGCCTCGAAGGCCAAGAAGGCTCGCCCGATCCCCGTGCTCGAGCCCGGCGACCGGGTCACCCACGACACGTTCGGCCTCGGCACGGTGGTCTCCGTCGAGGGCCAGGCCGAGAAGTCGGTCGCCTCGATCGACTTCGGCACCGAGGGCGTCAAGCGGCTGCTGCTGCGGTATGCGCCGGTGGAGAAGCTCTGA